In a single window of the Scyliorhinus canicula chromosome 1, sScyCan1.1, whole genome shotgun sequence genome:
- the LOC119962162 gene encoding hydroxycarboxylic acid receptor 2-like: protein MDNETCVFEKEVPASYNAPIIIVTFILGFVGNMVALWIFCFHVKSWKSNTVYSLNLAIADILLICCLPFRADYYVRGKNWIFGDVACRLNVFLISLNRAGSIMFLTIMAIDRYFKVVHPHHRVSKIPTRCAVRVTGILWILAVAICSHLLAEPHTFEHGDGKYCEPFAMEERLKPTVIWTDIVFVVFKFGLPAPIILFSTSCIVWKLKQMKIESRGKYKRVVKLVIVVAAVFVLCFLPTNIAVIAVLITRLQVPGNCKSYETTVHIFYNTLFMTYLNTVLDPVIYYFSSSKFKNALMKALAPLNLRCCRSTQRGPKIEMVVGQDLNRTRDCNIGDQPQSDITLTATSSG from the coding sequence ATGGACAACGAGACGTGTGTTTTTGAGAAAGAGGTTCCTGCATCCTATAATGCCCCCATAATTATTGTAACGTTTATCCTCGGATTCGTTGGGAATATGGTGGCGTTATGGATCTTCTGTTTCCATGTAAAGTCCTGGAAATCAAATACTGTTTATTCACTGAATCTGGCGATTGCAGATATTCTGTTAATCTGCTGTTTACCATTTCGAGCAGATTACTATGTACGGGGGAAGAATTGGATCTTTGGTGATGTTGCATGTCGTCTGAATGTATTTTTGATTTCCCTAAACCGGGCAGGGAGCATCATGTTCCTCACAATTATGGCGATCGATCGCTATTTCAAAGTGGTCCACCCTCACCACAGAGTGAGCAAGATACCTACACGCTGTGCAGTGAGGGTAACGGGCATCTTGTGGATTCTGGCAGTGGCTATCTGTTCGCACCTTTTAGCTGAACCTCACACCTTTGAACATGGCGATGGGAAATACTGTGAACCTTTTGCTATGGAGGAGCGTCTAAAACCTACAGTAATTTGGACCGatattgtttttgttgttttcaagTTTGGTTTACCAGCTCCGATTATCTTGTTCTCCACATCCTGCATAGTCTGGAAGTTGAAACAGATGAAAATTGAATCGAGGGGTAAATATAAGCGAGTAGTGAAGCTTGTGATAGTTGTAGCAGCAGTTTTTGTTCTGTGTTTTTTGCCCACAAACATTGCTGTAATCGCTGTTTTAATCACCAGGCTACAAGTTCCTGGAAACTGCAAGTCATATGAAACAACTGTTCATATATTTTATAATACTTTATTTATGACATATCTGAATACGGTGCTGGACCCAGTTATTTACTACTTTTCAAGCTCGaagttcaaaaatgctttgatgaAAGCGCTTGCCCCTCTTAATTTGAGGTGTTGTCGTTCAACACAAAGAGGACCCAAAATAGAAATGGTTGTGGGTCAAGATCTAAACAGGACCCGGGACTGTAATATCGGTGATCAACCCCAGTCAGATATAACACTGACTGCAACATCGAGCGGTTAA